A single window of Candidatus Obscuribacter sp. DNA harbors:
- a CDS encoding aldo/keto reductase, which yields MEYRLLGNCGLKVPVLSFGAATFGGGTEFFKAWGATDVAEATKMVDICLDAGVNFFDTADIYSLGMAEEILGEAVKNRRDKVLISTKATFAMSDEQNNVGSSRYHLIKACDDSLRRLKTDYIDVYFMHGFDALTPVEEVMSTLDTLVKSGKVRYIGCSNFSGWHLMKANDIAKQNGWAGYVSHQAYYSLIGREFEWELMPLGLDQNIGTMVWSPLGWGRLTGKIARNTPLPKESRLHETADKGPQVDDEYLYKVVDVLQEVASETGKTVPQIALNWLLTRPTVSNVVIGARNIEQLKQNLGAIGWQLSAAQIARLDQASAVTPIYPYWHQRQFANRNPLPV from the coding sequence GTGGAATACAGATTACTTGGCAATTGTGGCTTAAAAGTACCCGTCTTGAGTTTTGGCGCTGCCACTTTTGGCGGAGGCACTGAGTTTTTTAAAGCCTGGGGCGCCACCGATGTGGCCGAAGCTACAAAAATGGTGGACATTTGTCTTGATGCTGGAGTCAATTTTTTTGATACCGCTGATATTTATTCACTTGGTATGGCTGAAGAAATCCTGGGAGAAGCAGTTAAAAACCGGCGCGACAAAGTGCTTATCTCTACCAAAGCTACTTTTGCGATGAGCGATGAACAAAACAATGTTGGTTCATCGAGATATCACCTGATTAAGGCTTGCGATGATAGCCTGAGGCGTCTCAAAACAGACTATATCGACGTTTATTTTATGCACGGATTTGACGCATTGACACCAGTAGAAGAAGTGATGAGCACGCTGGATACTCTCGTCAAAAGTGGCAAGGTGCGCTATATCGGTTGCTCAAACTTTAGCGGCTGGCATCTGATGAAGGCCAACGATATCGCCAAACAAAATGGTTGGGCTGGTTATGTCAGCCACCAGGCTTATTACTCTTTGATTGGTCGTGAATTTGAATGGGAGCTAATGCCCCTGGGGCTAGACCAAAACATTGGCACAATGGTCTGGAGTCCGCTTGGTTGGGGGCGTCTCACCGGCAAAATCGCACGCAACACGCCGCTACCCAAAGAAAGCCGTCTGCACGAAACAGCAGACAAAGGTCCACAGGTAGATGACGAATATCTCTACAAAGTGGTTGACGTATTGCAGGAAGTGGCCAGCGAAACAGGTAAGACAGTGCCACAAATAGCACTCAATTGGCTGCTAACACGTCCTACAGTCTCCAATGTAGTAATTGGAGCGCGCAATATCGAGCAGCTCAAGCAAAACCTGGGCGCCATTGGTTGGCAACTCAGTGCTGCACAAATTGCCAGACTAGATCAGGCAAGCGCTGTTACACCAATTTATCCTTACTGGCACCAGCGTCAGTTTGCTAACCGCAATCCGCTGCCTGTCTAG
- a CDS encoding GMC family oxidoreductase has product MPTPNTQTPATNFDAIVIGSGYGGSVAAYRLSQAGLKVAVLETGYAHKAPDIKRGPESHWNPSEGQFGPHTVTHLSDTVTAWSGTAVGGGSIVNAAVMIRKDHFANWPGGINRETLDPYYDIAERMLGAKTYPVLFADSPYASTIKSKVMLQAAQKLGVPSVMPPVAITYRAANEPIGTVKVNQFGAAQQGCRQCGECSLPGCNYQAKNSLDFNYLYGAEHQFGATILPGNKADKIEPQADGTYLVTTIDAKTDQKRLFKARIVVVAAGSVGSSQLLLRNKSVHRSLPGLSERLGHQYTTNGTYIGFAIRSKTELDPSGGPEITAGLDFNGPDGQNQGHLMFDGSFRGFTYDTFYVTGRLIRLNKLMIRLVSGGFKLAQKIGLVEPATTLPLLVIGRDTAVGQFTLNKKGVIQTDLNPRDNASFYKRADEHLRAFTKAMGTKFLPFPYWMLQKKIDVPHNLGGVPMGTAPQNGVVDHLGRVFGYDNLLVLDGSIIPATMGANPALTIAALAERSMATVIPQIMSTGMTKAEIARAVQTAPAKDVTAHFHDLHHQVRHNGPASTPMAPGLKGKTVLFTPGFLARHMGNHSKHLLARIQEMGLTVQPIPVNTDVATRQNVELIKTYIRKLADGEGILIGHSRGGIMNLDAYRQLTEVEKSKISRIILIQSPINGSPVADFMMASNLMRKALAPVSRLVLGNDVGDTLLELSTKYREHEQRSLPPLTEADLAKIVTLRSIIGRGESATFEPARLINQRYGHKSDGLVPHGPSEIPGTRDVTLMAYDHEHPVLQEPTLSKRLTLYRPNKEFTSGDVIESLLHLAYLEN; this is encoded by the coding sequence ATGCCCACTCCAAACACTCAAACTCCTGCGACAAATTTTGACGCAATCGTTATAGGCTCTGGCTATGGCGGCTCAGTCGCTGCCTACAGACTCTCCCAGGCTGGTCTCAAAGTAGCCGTGCTCGAGACTGGATATGCCCACAAAGCACCAGACATCAAGCGCGGTCCTGAGTCTCACTGGAACCCCAGTGAAGGTCAATTCGGACCGCATACGGTGACGCATCTAAGCGACACTGTGACCGCCTGGTCTGGTACCGCTGTTGGTGGCGGCTCGATTGTCAATGCTGCTGTGATGATCCGCAAGGACCATTTTGCCAACTGGCCCGGCGGCATCAACCGTGAGACTCTCGACCCCTACTACGACATCGCCGAGCGCATGCTGGGCGCCAAGACCTACCCAGTGCTCTTTGCCGACTCGCCCTACGCCAGTACGATAAAGAGCAAAGTGATGCTGCAAGCCGCTCAAAAACTGGGCGTGCCTTCGGTGATGCCCCCGGTGGCCATAACATATCGCGCAGCAAACGAACCCATCGGCACAGTCAAAGTAAATCAGTTTGGCGCAGCCCAGCAAGGTTGCCGTCAATGTGGCGAATGTTCGCTGCCAGGCTGCAACTATCAGGCTAAAAACAGCCTGGACTTCAACTATCTCTACGGCGCTGAGCATCAGTTTGGTGCCACCATTTTGCCTGGCAACAAAGCCGACAAAATCGAGCCACAAGCAGATGGCACCTACCTGGTCACCACAATCGACGCCAAAACCGACCAAAAGCGCCTCTTCAAGGCGCGCATCGTCGTTGTGGCAGCAGGCTCAGTTGGCTCCAGCCAGCTTTTGTTGCGCAACAAATCAGTGCACAGATCATTGCCTGGTCTCTCCGAGCGCCTCGGACATCAGTACACCACCAACGGCACCTATATCGGCTTTGCTATCCGCAGCAAGACCGAGCTCGATCCCTCTGGCGGTCCTGAGATAACAGCTGGTCTGGACTTCAACGGTCCCGACGGACAAAATCAGGGACACCTGATGTTCGACGGCAGCTTCCGTGGTTTCACCTATGACACTTTCTATGTCACCGGTCGCCTTATCCGCCTCAACAAGCTGATGATCAGACTGGTCAGCGGCGGCTTCAAGCTCGCTCAAAAGATAGGTCTTGTGGAGCCGGCAACAACTCTGCCGCTTTTGGTAATCGGGCGTGATACCGCTGTCGGTCAGTTTACCCTCAACAAAAAGGGTGTCATTCAGACCGACCTCAATCCGCGCGACAACGCCTCCTTTTACAAACGCGCCGACGAGCATCTCAGAGCGTTTACAAAGGCCATGGGCACCAAGTTTTTGCCCTTCCCTTACTGGATGCTGCAAAAGAAAATCGACGTCCCCCACAACCTTGGTGGCGTGCCCATGGGTACAGCACCGCAAAACGGCGTGGTGGATCATCTCGGTCGCGTTTTTGGTTACGACAACCTCCTTGTTCTGGATGGATCAATCATTCCCGCCACCATGGGTGCCAATCCTGCGCTGACAATCGCAGCCTTGGCTGAACGGTCAATGGCGACCGTCATCCCACAAATCATGAGTACAGGCATGACAAAAGCCGAAATCGCCAGGGCAGTGCAAACAGCTCCGGCCAAAGATGTCACCGCTCACTTCCACGACCTGCACCATCAGGTCCGTCACAACGGTCCGGCCTCTACCCCAATGGCTCCAGGCCTCAAGGGCAAGACCGTACTGTTTACGCCGGGCTTTTTGGCCAGGCACATGGGCAACCACTCCAAACATCTCCTGGCGCGCATCCAGGAAATGGGTCTCACGGTCCAGCCCATCCCGGTCAACACCGACGTGGCCACACGCCAAAACGTCGAGTTGATCAAGACTTACATCCGCAAGCTGGCTGATGGTGAGGGCATCCTCATCGGTCACAGTCGCGGCGGCATCATGAATCTCGATGCCTACCGGCAACTGACCGAGGTGGAAAAGTCCAAGATCTCGCGCATCATCCTCATCCAGAGCCCAATTAACGGCTCGCCGGTGGCGGACTTTATGATGGCGTCCAATCTCATGCGCAAGGCACTGGCACCGGTCAGCCGCCTTGTTCTGGGCAATGACGTAGGCGATACCTTGCTGGAGCTGTCCACCAAGTATCGTGAGCACGAACAGCGCTCACTGCCGCCTTTGACCGAAGCCGACCTGGCCAAAATTGTTACGCTGCGCTCAATCATCGGTCGTGGCGAAAGCGCGACTTTTGAACCGGCGCGCCTGATCAATCAGCGCTATGGTCACAAGAGCGATGGTCTCGTGCCCCATGGACCCTCCGAGATTCCGGGCACCAGGGACGTCACTTTGATGGCTTACGACCATGAGCATCCCGTGCTGCAAGAGCCGACCTTGAGCAAGCGCCTGACGCTCTATCGCCCCAACAAAGAATTCACGTCGGGCGATGTGATCGAAAGCCTGCTGCACCTGGCCTATCTCGAGAACTGA
- a CDS encoding IS1380 family transposase, translated as MSQSKQVASRKQEQMTLDLPGLSKVVAKFDGGAVCSDGGLLLLRKADACLGLAELASYAISDERRPEYVQHTVVDMLRQRIYGIAAGYEDCNDAGPLRVDAMHKLALGRDLAGGLALASQPSLSRFENNIDATSNAALQKLLVHLFVKQTRKAPKVIRLAMDTTCDETYGSQQMTFYNGYYRAFCYAPLFIFTECGFPLCALLRPGNPNPIDDAKRMLKKVLHELRLSWPQTRIELTADAAFASSEMFDFLEAEGVTYFIAAAGHAGYTYHAEKTVFQCKKEFDEFGHPSPEVKRHSLAVNQQERKANWRMIEEKKRFASKAEGRVQELFEEHYGVKKFIEFQYGAREWSRDRRIICRVQVDQKGPDTRFVVTNATSMTARKIYQDKYCSRAQCENWIKDLKVYLKSGRTSCQEFEANQFRLMLHTFAYILMYFIKKRAQLREMTLETFRLQLLKIGVLVEQKCREVRLHLASEFAWRDQFQVAWANT; from the coding sequence ATGTCACAGTCTAAACAGGTTGCCAGCCGCAAACAAGAGCAAATGACCCTGGATTTGCCAGGTTTAAGCAAAGTTGTAGCAAAGTTCGATGGCGGCGCCGTTTGTTCTGATGGTGGACTTCTACTTTTGCGCAAAGCCGACGCCTGTCTTGGTTTGGCAGAGTTGGCATCATATGCAATCAGCGATGAAAGGCGTCCTGAGTACGTTCAACACACAGTTGTGGACATGCTAAGACAGCGAATCTACGGTATTGCTGCGGGTTACGAGGATTGCAATGACGCAGGTCCGCTACGCGTCGATGCCATGCACAAACTCGCCCTTGGCAGAGATCTAGCAGGCGGGCTGGCTCTAGCGTCTCAACCAAGTCTTTCAAGATTTGAGAACAACATCGATGCCACTTCCAATGCCGCTTTACAAAAACTTCTTGTTCACCTGTTCGTCAAGCAAACTCGCAAAGCGCCCAAGGTAATCCGTTTGGCGATGGATACGACCTGCGATGAAACCTATGGCTCTCAGCAAATGACCTTCTACAATGGCTACTATCGTGCCTTTTGCTATGCACCGCTTTTCATTTTTACAGAATGTGGTTTTCCACTTTGTGCTCTTTTGAGGCCAGGCAACCCTAATCCGATAGATGATGCAAAAAGGATGCTCAAAAAAGTACTGCATGAATTGAGGTTGTCGTGGCCCCAAACCCGCATCGAGCTTACCGCAGATGCTGCTTTCGCCAGTTCCGAGATGTTTGACTTTCTGGAAGCAGAAGGAGTGACATATTTCATTGCTGCAGCCGGCCATGCAGGTTACACCTATCATGCAGAGAAGACTGTTTTTCAATGCAAAAAGGAATTTGATGAATTTGGGCATCCAAGTCCCGAGGTAAAAAGGCACTCTCTGGCTGTAAATCAGCAAGAAAGAAAAGCAAATTGGAGAATGATTGAGGAGAAAAAACGTTTTGCAAGCAAGGCGGAAGGCAGGGTTCAGGAGTTATTCGAGGAACACTATGGCGTCAAGAAGTTCATCGAATTCCAGTACGGAGCAAGGGAATGGTCACGTGACCGCAGAATCATATGTCGAGTACAAGTAGATCAAAAGGGTCCTGACACGCGCTTTGTAGTTACAAACGCTACGTCGATGACAGCTCGCAAAATTTACCAAGACAAGTACTGTAGCCGTGCTCAGTGTGAAAACTGGATCAAGGACTTGAAGGTTTACTTGAAGTCAGGCCGCACCAGCTGCCAGGAATTCGAAGCGAACCAATTCAGACTGATGCTCCATACCTTCGCTTACATTCTGATGTATTTCATCAAGAAGCGCGCTCAGCTGCGGGAAATGACGCTCGAAACCTTCAGACTTCAGCTCCTAAAGATTGGTGTGCTGGTTGAACAAAAATGCAGAGAAGTCCGCCTACACCTAGCTTCAGAGTTTGCCTGGCGAGATCAATTCCAAGTCGCCTGGGCAAACACCTAG
- a CDS encoding HAD family hydrolase: protein MDSSAPDNDLSGASRQNLPRQRRAKLVRAKPLLILDLDETLVYTTEGPLPGRTHDFVVGDLHVHKRPGVDQFLRQLQEHYELAVWSAGGAPYVEPTVAWLFAGLDAPTFVWSSRRCTRRFDHESHQEYFIKDLRKVRKLGFDGRRMLIVDDLQLNSVRNYGAAVYVRSYQGEADDEELVHLVTYLAALASEPNFRTVEKRYWRDTVRKSDV from the coding sequence ATGGACTCTTCAGCGCCTGACAATGACTTGTCTGGTGCTTCTCGACAAAATTTGCCAAGACAAAGGCGTGCCAAGCTGGTGCGAGCAAAGCCCCTGTTGATACTCGACCTGGATGAAACTCTTGTCTATACCACCGAAGGACCTTTGCCCGGGAGGACTCACGACTTTGTGGTCGGTGACCTGCACGTGCACAAGCGTCCTGGTGTAGATCAGTTTTTGCGTCAACTGCAAGAGCACTACGAGCTTGCAGTCTGGTCGGCTGGTGGGGCACCGTATGTGGAGCCAACTGTGGCATGGTTGTTTGCTGGTCTTGATGCTCCAACTTTTGTCTGGAGTTCGAGACGCTGCACCCGTCGCTTTGATCATGAGAGCCATCAAGAGTATTTCATCAAGGACCTGCGCAAGGTCCGGAAGCTCGGATTTGATGGCAGACGCATGCTCATAGTCGACGACTTGCAGCTCAACTCAGTACGCAACTATGGTGCTGCAGTTTATGTGCGGTCCTATCAAGGCGAGGCCGATGACGAGGAGCTTGTTCATCTCGTTACCTATCTTGCCGCACTGGCATCAGAGCCCAACTTCCGCACTGTCGAGAAGCGCTACTGGCGGGATACCGTCAGAAAGTCAGATGTTTGA
- a CDS encoding S8 family serine peptidase — protein MQLKNPTNRNPRKQIRPNVSWQPDTLLICPEAKADKDELKEALEDVHGTVVATLGSGNLRILVVKTEKGHFEETEKKLTADKKHFAAVGRNYRFAANVVPNDPDFGTSWHLTAMNCPKAWDKGQGGAKIAVLDSGCQASVADLNGKVEKGFDANTPAAKALGGVLMATGSLPGVVDLAGAIAAEASSGANTDQHGHGTWVASCAIGAMNNNQVSAGIAPSGTVYPIRIADAPAGTPAMADDLSVACAMFKVFTSGARIVNLSYGGPYYGFHNAALHAPLHEIFKQYYYARQGIIFLSAGNDAIFDGTPNCPYFNMVSAIDSSGSLADFSNWGTIVDYTAPGKGIVVTGINGKSATVNGTSFSCPIVAAVASLILSKNPALPNVAVEQILKQSCVNSTPGWNPYFGWGMPNAKKAIELATFGI, from the coding sequence ATGCAATTAAAAAACCCTACTAACAGAAATCCCCGCAAACAAATCAGACCAAATGTCTCATGGCAGCCAGACACACTGCTAATCTGCCCTGAGGCAAAAGCTGACAAAGACGAGCTCAAAGAAGCGCTCGAAGATGTGCACGGCACAGTAGTCGCCACTCTCGGTAGTGGCAATTTGCGCATCCTTGTTGTCAAAACAGAAAAGGGTCATTTTGAAGAAACCGAGAAAAAACTAACCGCCGACAAGAAGCATTTTGCCGCAGTAGGACGCAATTATCGCTTTGCTGCAAACGTCGTACCTAACGATCCTGACTTTGGTACTTCCTGGCATCTAACAGCAATGAACTGCCCCAAAGCATGGGACAAAGGACAGGGCGGCGCCAAAATCGCTGTGCTAGATTCGGGCTGCCAAGCCAGTGTAGCTGATTTAAATGGCAAAGTAGAAAAAGGTTTTGACGCCAATACTCCAGCAGCAAAAGCACTGGGAGGCGTACTCATGGCTACCGGCTCATTGCCAGGTGTGGTTGACCTGGCCGGTGCAATCGCCGCCGAAGCTTCATCTGGAGCAAATACCGATCAGCATGGACACGGTACTTGGGTTGCATCATGCGCTATCGGCGCCATGAACAATAACCAGGTCAGCGCTGGTATAGCACCATCTGGCACAGTTTATCCAATACGCATCGCCGATGCGCCAGCTGGTACTCCAGCCATGGCTGATGACCTCTCAGTAGCTTGTGCCATGTTTAAGGTCTTCACATCCGGAGCTCGTATCGTCAATCTCAGTTACGGTGGACCTTACTACGGCTTCCACAATGCCGCTCTCCATGCGCCCTTGCATGAGATTTTCAAACAGTACTATTACGCCAGACAGGGTATTATTTTCCTCTCTGCCGGTAATGATGCCATCTTTGATGGTACGCCCAACTGCCCTTATTTCAACATGGTTTCGGCAATTGACTCCAGCGGCAGCCTGGCTGACTTTTCAAACTGGGGCACAATTGTAGACTACACAGCGCCAGGCAAAGGTATCGTTGTCACAGGCATCAATGGTAAATCGGCAACAGTAAATGGCACCAGCTTTAGCTGTCCAATCGTAGCAGCCGTCGCCAGCCTGATTTTGTCAAAAAATCCAGCCCTGCCTAACGTCGCAGTCGAGCAAATCCTCAAACAAAGTTGTGTCAACTCCACACCTGGCTGGAATCCCTACTTTGGCTGGGGCATGCCCAATGCCAAAAAAGCAATTGAGTTAGCTACATTCGGTATCTAG
- a CDS encoding N-acetylmuramoyl-L-alanine amidase, with the protein MTNFANQLERQIALAFTQFTVMLSALALIFTSLAACLLVPALTGKPAALGATKSASKDKVANKPDQTPELLPLAGTTVLVDPGHGGTDPGAISGGVSEKDIVLDVSLKLAEKLEELGADVEMTRADDTFITLPGRLDESNKLCPDLFISVHGNSVKKPDISGIETYYYDDRDKALSQSVLDHVAAELGEQPRWSHARNLFVLDGNEAPATLVEIGYLTNPRTRDLLKTPTYQDKVATALAQAVTSYLTAPGALRGCPA; encoded by the coding sequence GTGACCAACTTTGCTAATCAACTCGAGCGGCAGATAGCCCTCGCGTTTACTCAATTTACCGTGATGCTGAGCGCTCTGGCGCTTATCTTTACCAGTCTTGCTGCCTGTCTGCTTGTACCTGCTTTGACCGGCAAGCCGGCAGCTCTGGGTGCAACCAAATCGGCATCTAAAGACAAAGTCGCCAACAAGCCGGACCAAACACCTGAGCTGTTGCCTCTGGCTGGTACAACTGTACTCGTTGACCCCGGCCATGGTGGTACCGACCCTGGTGCTATCTCTGGTGGCGTATCCGAAAAAGATATCGTCCTCGATGTCTCGCTCAAACTGGCTGAAAAGCTGGAAGAGCTGGGCGCTGACGTAGAGATGACTCGCGCTGACGATACTTTTATCACACTGCCTGGACGTCTCGATGAGAGCAACAAGCTCTGTCCAGATCTCTTTATCAGTGTGCATGGTAACTCGGTCAAAAAGCCTGATATCAGCGGCATCGAGACCTATTACTATGACGATCGAGATAAGGCTCTGTCCCAGTCTGTGCTGGATCATGTCGCCGCTGAATTGGGTGAACAACCCCGGTGGAGTCACGCTCGGAACCTCTTTGTGTTGGATGGCAATGAAGCGCCGGCAACTCTGGTGGAGATTGGTTATCTAACCAATCCGCGCACCAGGGACCTGCTCAAGACGCCGACCTACCAAGACAAAGTGGCTACCGCACTGGCTCAAGCTGTAACCAGTTATCTCACCGCCCCTGGTGCCCTGCGTGGGTGCCCTGCTTGA
- a CDS encoding TldD/PmbA family protein, producing MKKSQIDKLYNTARFVVAEAKRLGATDCDVTIEVGDAVSTEVRLKQVESLEGAQSCSVGFRAFVGQRSASMSTSDLRRRPLTNLVRDTIAMARDAQEDAFAGLPDAKYLAKATPELGLCDDTIAKMPVERKIELAMKMEAAALAHDPRIQVGRSSSFSDGTDFTVYANSKGFVGGYASSYVAMSTQVVAKDNQGMQTGGWQSVSRTLAGLGSPEAVGKIAAQRALRHLGARKVKSQEVPVVFDPQMAARLISQFVGAAGGNAIYQKRSFLVGKLGQQVADSKVTIIDDGLMAGGLGSKPFDGEGLPTSKRTIIDRGSLTMYLMGSYSARKLGAEPNGGSLSNLYLEAGNVSPEDIIGSVKNGLYLTSVSGPGFNAVSGDYSMGASGIWIEDGKLAYPVEEITVASNILAMFANIEMVGNDLEFHSSVNAPTIKIARMMVAGE from the coding sequence ATGAAAAAGTCTCAAATCGACAAACTGTACAACACCGCTCGTTTCGTCGTGGCCGAAGCCAAGCGTCTCGGTGCTACCGACTGCGACGTCACCATCGAGGTCGGCGACGCTGTCTCCACCGAGGTGCGCCTCAAGCAGGTGGAGAGCCTCGAGGGTGCGCAAAGCTGCTCGGTCGGCTTCCGCGCCTTCGTCGGTCAGCGCTCCGCCTCGATGTCCACTTCGGACCTGCGTCGGCGTCCGCTCACCAACCTGGTGCGCGACACCATCGCCATGGCCCGTGACGCGCAGGAAGACGCCTTCGCCGGTCTGCCCGACGCCAAATACCTGGCCAAGGCAACGCCGGAGCTGGGTCTCTGCGACGACACCATCGCCAAGATGCCGGTCGAACGCAAAATTGAGCTGGCCATGAAGATGGAAGCGGCCGCCCTCGCTCACGACCCGCGCATCCAGGTCGGTCGCTCCTCGAGCTTCTCGGACGGCACGGACTTCACGGTCTACGCCAACTCCAAGGGCTTCGTCGGCGGCTACGCCTCCTCCTACGTGGCGATGAGCACCCAGGTCGTGGCCAAGGACAACCAGGGCATGCAGACCGGTGGCTGGCAGTCGGTGAGCCGTACGCTCGCCGGTCTGGGCAGCCCCGAGGCAGTCGGCAAAATCGCGGCTCAGCGGGCTCTGCGTCACCTCGGTGCGCGCAAGGTCAAGTCGCAAGAAGTGCCGGTGGTCTTCGACCCGCAGATGGCCGCTCGTCTGATCTCGCAGTTCGTCGGCGCTGCTGGCGGCAATGCCATCTACCAGAAGCGCTCCTTCCTGGTGGGCAAGCTCGGTCAGCAGGTGGCGGACAGCAAGGTGACCATCATCGATGACGGTCTCATGGCCGGTGGACTCGGCTCCAAGCCCTTCGACGGCGAAGGTCTGCCCACCAGCAAGCGCACCATCATCGACCGCGGCAGCCTGACCATGTACCTGATGGGCAGCTATTCGGCGCGCAAACTGGGTGCCGAACCCAACGGTGGCAGCCTGAGCAACCTCTATCTGGAGGCGGGCAATGTGTCCCCCGAGGACATCATCGGCTCGGTCAAGAATGGGCTCTACCTGACGTCGGTCTCCGGTCCCGGCTTCAACGCCGTGTCCGGCGACTACTCGATGGGTGCTTCCGGCATCTGGATCGAGGACGGCAAGCTGGCCTATCCCGTGGAGGAGATCACCGTCGCCTCCAACATCCTTGCGATGTTCGCCAACATCGAGATGGTGGGCAATGACCTGGAGTTCCACTCCTCGGTCAATGCGCCCACGATCAAGATCGCGCGCATGATGGTGGCTGGCGAGTAA
- the tldD gene encoding metalloprotease TldD: protein MHLKTAGSATLEKLFGITVAQLESVLDVALQGNREFAYCDIYLQTGSTEALSFDEQILKSSSKSLVRGAGVRVVIGDRVGYSFTDNVNVTSLKRAATVARAICAYSTGVTTVCADAVDKTPHNLYPIARSPVAIPRADKVAVLTKCDAIARRYDHRIKNVTVSMATQDETVIIATSFGDLIVDNRPMVRLNVSCLAEDGGRRESGSAGGGGRQSFDILSAEDFYSEHATSAARDAIDMLTAEAAPAGEMTLVLGSGWPGVLIHEAVGHGLEGDFNRKGISAFSSLMGEKVASDICTVVDDGTMPGRRGSLNVDDEGTPTRRNVLIEKGVLKGYMQDRLNATLMNVALTGNGRRESYRHAPMPRMTNTYLDNGQSTPEEIIASVKRGLYATAFGGGQVDITNGNFTFSATCAYLIEDGKVTKQVKGATLIGNGPKALHKVTMVGNDTALDRGVGNCGKAGQTVPAGVGMPTIRIENVTVGGSN from the coding sequence ATGCATCTCAAAACCGCAGGTTCCGCGACTCTGGAAAAGCTGTTCGGCATCACCGTCGCCCAGCTCGAATCTGTTCTCGACGTGGCCCTTCAGGGCAACCGCGAGTTCGCCTACTGTGACATCTATCTGCAGACCGGCTCCACCGAGGCCCTGAGCTTCGACGAGCAAATCCTCAAAAGCAGCAGCAAGAGCCTGGTCCGCGGCGCTGGTGTGCGCGTGGTCATCGGCGATCGCGTCGGCTACAGCTTCACCGACAACGTCAACGTCACCTCGCTCAAGCGCGCTGCCACGGTCGCCCGTGCCATCTGCGCCTACTCCACCGGTGTCACCACCGTCTGCGCCGATGCCGTCGACAAGACGCCGCACAACCTCTATCCCATCGCCCGTTCGCCGGTCGCCATCCCGCGTGCCGACAAGGTGGCGGTGCTGACCAAGTGCGACGCCATCGCCCGGCGCTATGACCATCGCATCAAGAACGTCACCGTGTCGATGGCCACCCAGGACGAGACCGTGATCATCGCCACTTCCTTCGGCGACCTGATCGTGGACAACCGCCCGATGGTGCGTCTCAACGTCAGCTGCCTGGCCGAAGACGGCGGACGCCGCGAATCCGGCTCTGCCGGCGGCGGTGGTCGTCAGTCCTTCGACATCCTCTCGGCCGAAGACTTCTACAGCGAGCACGCCACTTCGGCTGCCCGCGACGCCATCGACATGCTCACCGCCGAAGCCGCCCCCGCTGGCGAGATGACCCTGGTGCTCGGCTCCGGCTGGCCTGGTGTGCTCATCCACGAAGCGGTCGGTCACGGTCTGGAAGGCGACTTCAATCGCAAGGGCATTTCGGCCTTCTCCAGCCTGATGGGCGAAAAGGTCGCTTCCGACATCTGCACCGTCGTCGACGATGGCACGATGCCGGGCCGCCGCGGCTCGCTCAATGTCGACGATGAGGGCACGCCCACTCGTCGCAACGTCCTCATCGAAAAGGGCGTGCTCAAGGGCTACATGCAGGACCGGCTCAACGCCACCCTGATGAATGTGGCTCTCACCGGCAACGGTCGTCGCGAATCCTATCGCCACGCTCCGATGCCGCGCATGACCAACACCTACCTGGACAACGGCCAGTCGACGCCGGAAGAGATCATCGCTTCCGTCAAGCGCGGGCTCTATGCCACCGCTTTCGGTGGCGGGCAGGTGGACATCACCAACGGCAACTTCACCTTCAGCGCCACCTGCGCCTACCTCATCGAGGACGGCAAGGTGACCAAGCAGGTCAAGGGCGCCACTCTGATCGGCAACGGTCCGAAGGCGCTGCACAAGGTCACCATGGTCGGCAACGACACCGCGCTCGACCGCGGTGTGGGTAACTGCGGCAAGGCGGGTCAGACGGTTCCTGCGGGTGTGGGCATGCCCACCATCCGCATCGAAAACGTCACCGTCGGCGGCTCCAACTAA